Proteins from one Streptomyces sp. NBC_00289 genomic window:
- a CDS encoding DoxX family protein, protein MTHGIRTDTHTPYAGGGGDWRETATRYALLPLRVFLGVTFIYAGLDKLTDSAFLKDSGSGSVGDMMRGVRDTAAIPAMIDMALKSPVGFGYAIAFGELAVGIGTLIGLLARLAALGGVLISLSLWLTVSWASDPYYYGNDLPYLMAWIPLVLAGASVFSVDAALRNRRRRRTGSFR, encoded by the coding sequence ATGACTCACGGCATTCGTACGGACACGCACACTCCCTACGCGGGGGGCGGCGGCGACTGGCGGGAGACCGCCACCCGCTACGCGCTGCTCCCGCTACGCGTCTTTCTCGGCGTCACCTTCATCTACGCCGGCCTGGACAAACTCACCGACAGCGCGTTCCTGAAGGACTCCGGTTCCGGCTCGGTCGGCGACATGATGCGCGGGGTCCGCGACACCGCGGCCATCCCGGCCATGATCGACATGGCCCTGAAGAGCCCGGTCGGCTTCGGGTACGCGATCGCCTTCGGTGAGCTCGCCGTCGGCATCGGCACCCTGATCGGCCTGCTCGCCCGCCTGGCCGCGCTCGGCGGTGTACTGATCTCCCTGAGCCTGTGGCTGACCGTCAGCTGGGCCTCCGACCCCTACTACTACGGCAACGATCTCCCCTACCTGATGGCGTGGATCCCTCTCGTCCTCGCGGGCGCCTCCGTCTTCTCCGTGGACGCCGCGCTGCGCAACCGCCGACGGCGGCGAACGGGAAGCTTCCGGTAG
- a CDS encoding class II aldolase/adducin family protein: MPGPTPPPPLPTDRLRFAMPPMHDSVDDERRHRKERLAGALRIFGARGFEDGVSGHITARDPEFSDCFWVNPFGMPFKHVTVSDLVLANTDGQVIEGRYHVNQAAFTVHAQVHAARPDVVAVAHCHSVYGRALAALGDLLDPISQESCAFYEDHALYDAYTGVAVDAVEGRRIASALSSHKALVLRNHGLLTVGDSVDAAAWWFLSMERSSQVQLSAKAAGRPVLIDHKAAVATREQLGGDLVAWINYQPLWQDISRTEPDLLS, translated from the coding sequence ATGCCCGGGCCCACTCCACCCCCGCCGCTGCCCACGGACCGGCTCCGGTTCGCGATGCCGCCGATGCACGACTCGGTCGACGACGAGCGCCGGCACCGCAAGGAGCGGCTCGCGGGCGCGCTGCGGATCTTCGGGGCGCGCGGCTTCGAGGACGGGGTGTCGGGGCACATCACCGCACGCGACCCGGAGTTCAGTGACTGTTTCTGGGTCAATCCGTTCGGTATGCCGTTCAAGCACGTCACGGTGAGCGACCTCGTCCTCGCCAACACGGACGGGCAGGTGATCGAGGGCCGCTACCACGTCAACCAGGCGGCGTTCACCGTTCACGCCCAGGTGCACGCCGCCCGCCCCGACGTCGTCGCGGTCGCCCACTGCCACTCGGTCTACGGCCGGGCCCTCGCCGCACTCGGCGACCTGCTCGACCCCATCTCGCAGGAGAGCTGCGCGTTCTACGAGGACCACGCCCTGTACGACGCCTACACCGGCGTCGCCGTCGACGCCGTCGAGGGCCGCCGGATCGCGAGCGCGCTCAGCTCGCACAAGGCCCTCGTGCTGCGCAACCACGGCCTGCTGACGGTCGGCGACTCGGTGGACGCGGCGGCCTGGTGGTTCCTGTCCATGGAACGCTCCTCCCAGGTGCAGCTGTCGGCGAAGGCGGCCGGGCGCCCGGTGCTCATCGACCACAAGGCGGCGGTCGCGACCCGGGAGCAACTGGGCGGCGACCTCGTCGCCTGGATCAACTACCAGCCGTTGTGGCAGGACATCAGCCGAACCGAACCGGATTTGCTGAGCTGA
- a CDS encoding DUF4429 domain-containing protein encodes MAEIIQRDGTWAFDGSTVRITPGLHRSVPLFRQTYGEVAVPLEAISGVVYEPERKRGRLRMRLREGADPLLQATGGRLPDPADPYRLVVDVDRAGVAEYVAEEIRHALLLDQIPKEPTRAYLLPGPPVPVSVRSSDGTVSFDGTQVRIDWADTSDRVKRATGPRIISVADVVRVEWLPNSGYEDGFLRFATRETAFSKLPPEKDPYALDLWGSIRRDLLTALVATAVTARLPHPSTQAGDHPADRPHPAASVPPPADHHDVLLRRLRELGELHRAGVLTDEEFAATKAAVLRGF; translated from the coding sequence ATGGCCGAGATCATCCAGCGTGACGGGACCTGGGCCTTCGACGGCAGCACGGTCCGGATCACGCCGGGACTCCACCGCTCCGTGCCGCTGTTCCGGCAGACGTACGGAGAGGTCGCCGTGCCGCTGGAGGCCATCTCCGGGGTCGTCTACGAGCCGGAACGCAAGCGGGGCCGGCTGCGGATGCGGCTGCGTGAGGGCGCGGACCCGCTACTGCAGGCGACCGGTGGCCGGTTGCCCGACCCGGCGGACCCGTACCGGCTGGTCGTGGACGTCGACCGGGCCGGGGTCGCGGAGTACGTGGCCGAGGAGATCCGCCACGCCCTGCTCCTGGACCAGATCCCCAAGGAGCCCACCCGGGCCTACCTCCTGCCCGGGCCGCCCGTCCCGGTCTCGGTCCGTTCGTCCGACGGCACGGTCTCCTTCGACGGCACCCAGGTGCGCATCGACTGGGCCGACACCTCCGACCGCGTCAAACGCGCGACCGGCCCGCGGATCATCTCGGTGGCCGACGTGGTCCGGGTCGAGTGGCTGCCCAACTCCGGTTACGAGGACGGCTTCCTGCGCTTCGCGACCCGCGAGACGGCGTTCTCCAAGCTGCCGCCCGAGAAGGACCCGTACGCGCTGGACCTGTGGGGCAGTATCCGCCGCGACCTGCTCACGGCCCTCGTCGCGACCGCGGTCACGGCCCGCCTTCCGCACCCCTCCACCCAGGCCGGGGACCACCCCGCGGACCGGCCGCACCCGGCGGCGTCCGTGCCGCCCCCGGCCGACCATCACGACGTACTCCTGCGCCGGCTGCGGGAACTGGGCGAACTGCACCGGGCCGGGGTGCTGACGGACGAGGAGTTCGCGGCGACGAAGGCCGCGGTGCTACGGGGGTTCTGA